Proteins from one Burkholderiaceae bacterium DAT-1 genomic window:
- the proB gene encoding glutamate 5-kinase produces MMSVIQSAQRIVVKVGSSLVTNEGRGLDHAALARWASEIASLTRAGKQIVLVSSGAIAEGLARLGWAKRPSAVHELQAAAAVGQMGLIEAYERCFREHGLKTAQVLLTHEDLADRTRYLNARTTLTTLLGLGVIPIINENDTVATDEIRFGDNDTLGALVTNLVDGDALIILTDQSGLYTADPRKHPDATLVSEAIAGTPELEAMAGGAGSSVGTGGMYTKIIAAKRAARSGAHTVIASGREAQVLSRLASGESIGTQLLAGQTRITARKNWLADHLQACGHVELDAGAVKALREQGTSLLPIGIRSVSGEFARGDMIRCVDQTGTEIARGLSNYAAADARRIAGVPSQRIEAILGYVDEAELIHRDNLIVL; encoded by the coding sequence ATCATGTCCGTTATCCAGTCTGCCCAGCGCATTGTCGTCAAAGTCGGTTCCAGCCTTGTTACCAATGAGGGCCGAGGACTGGATCATGCTGCGCTGGCGCGCTGGGCCAGCGAGATTGCCAGCCTGACGCGGGCAGGCAAACAGATTGTATTGGTCAGCTCCGGCGCGATTGCCGAAGGACTGGCAAGACTGGGCTGGGCGAAACGTCCGAGTGCCGTGCACGAACTACAGGCTGCCGCAGCCGTCGGACAAATGGGGCTGATCGAAGCCTACGAGCGATGTTTCCGCGAGCATGGTCTGAAAACGGCACAAGTGTTACTGACCCACGAAGATCTGGCCGACCGCACCCGCTATCTCAATGCACGTACCACACTCACTACGCTGCTGGGACTGGGCGTCATCCCCATCATCAATGAAAATGACACCGTAGCCACTGATGAAATCCGCTTTGGTGACAACGATACGCTGGGTGCGCTGGTCACTAATCTCGTTGATGGCGATGCCCTGATCATCCTGACCGACCAGTCTGGCCTCTATACCGCCGACCCGCGCAAGCATCCGGATGCCACACTGGTCAGCGAAGCGATCGCAGGTACACCCGAGCTTGAGGCCATGGCTGGCGGCGCCGGTTCCAGCGTGGGCACGGGCGGCATGTATACCAAGATCATCGCGGCCAAACGCGCAGCGCGTAGTGGTGCTCATACTGTGATTGCCAGCGGTCGCGAGGCGCAGGTATTAAGTCGCCTGGCATCTGGCGAATCCATCGGCACGCAACTACTGGCCGGACAAACCCGCATCACCGCGCGGAAAAACTGGCTGGCAGATCATCTGCAGGCATGTGGTCATGTGGAACTGGATGCCGGTGCAGTCAAAGCGCTACGCGAACAGGGTACCAGCCTGCTGCCCATCGGCATTCGCAGCGTGAGCGGCGAATTTGCTCGCGGCGACATGATTCGCTGTGTAGATCAGACTGGCACTGAAATCGCACGCGGCCTGAGTAATTACGCCGCCGCGGATGCCCGCCGCATCGCTGGCGTGCCCTCGCAACGCATCGAGGCGATTCTGGGTTATGTTGACGAAGCCGAGCTGATCCACCGCGACAACCTGATAGTGCTCTAA
- a CDS encoding DUF3141 domain-containing protein, translating into MSDRTSGFPFSGMPWMPPFQMNKGAELLTQMAPFWSAPMAYQQYAQDFWERTVLFLDVLRQRGNQFEAGAEKAALNVLGFEYEIIVDGRQLPRPVNYGLMRIKPRPTDVIEPQRRPFIVFDPRAGHGPGIGGMKHDSQIGMALSAGHPCYFVGFMVDPMPGQTVEDVCRAEIAFIEKVKELHADADGKPCLIGNCQAGWQIMMANAMQPDLSGPIILSGAPLSYWAGYRGKNPMRYHGGMLGGTWLTALANDLGGGKFDGAMLVQNFEGLNPANTFFKKNYELFSKIDTEDQRYLDFEKWWGNPVLLNGEEIQYITDELFVGNKLSSGELITSDGIRVDLRNITSPVVVFCSMGDNITPPPQALGWILDVYGSDKELLETGRTIIYTLHDTIGHLGIFVSAKVATKHHDGFARNIDLIDVLSPGLYELVIQERTDDTVNADLVSSNYVARFERRKLADLRPLVENLPEDDDRFNAVSRLSRVNNALYKQFLRPWVKVLGTTATAELNRKNSAHRVRYSLFSDRNPWMRSIAEQAKVIRENRHQVNEDNPFLKMQEGLADQVVEGLNAWRDARDHATEQWFMRTFGNPVLQAWLGMDAGEGNKRRRMGRDLLREAESARAREWVASHIETGGLGAAGTRCILYAGLLDRAFDARAFALIRQLRHNYPSLSVMGAREFKQLLHDQTVVLAYNQEAALKAIPHMLDEAGVDRAEFLSHIEAIVRADGKPHPEDEQKLVHLKEIVLGAQGAGQVKVVSASKPAPVKAAGAKPVAAKAATAKPATKKPAAPRKVATKVEKVVTETVQPVVAASPVAASAELVKPARAPRAKKAPAA; encoded by the coding sequence ATGAGTGATCGTACGTCTGGTTTTCCATTTTCCGGCATGCCGTGGATGCCGCCTTTCCAGATGAACAAGGGGGCCGAGCTACTCACGCAGATGGCGCCTTTCTGGTCGGCGCCGATGGCGTACCAGCAATATGCTCAGGATTTCTGGGAGCGGACAGTACTGTTTCTCGATGTGCTGCGCCAGCGCGGTAATCAGTTCGAAGCCGGGGCTGAGAAGGCTGCGCTAAATGTGCTCGGCTTCGAATACGAAATCATTGTCGATGGTCGTCAGCTGCCGCGCCCGGTGAACTACGGCCTGATGCGCATCAAGCCGCGCCCGACCGATGTGATCGAGCCGCAGCGTCGACCCTTTATCGTGTTCGACCCGCGCGCCGGGCATGGTCCGGGTATTGGCGGCATGAAGCACGATAGCCAGATCGGTATGGCTCTGTCTGCGGGTCATCCATGCTATTTCGTGGGCTTCATGGTCGATCCGATGCCGGGGCAGACCGTGGAAGACGTCTGTCGTGCCGAAATTGCTTTCATCGAAAAGGTAAAAGAGCTGCACGCGGATGCTGATGGCAAGCCCTGTCTGATTGGTAACTGTCAGGCGGGCTGGCAGATCATGATGGCCAATGCCATGCAGCCGGATCTGTCCGGGCCAATCATTCTGTCGGGTGCGCCGCTGTCGTACTGGGCGGGCTATCGCGGCAAGAATCCCATGCGCTATCACGGCGGCATGCTGGGTGGTACATGGCTCACTGCACTGGCCAATGATCTCGGTGGCGGCAAGTTTGATGGCGCCATGCTGGTACAGAATTTTGAAGGCCTGAATCCGGCGAACACCTTTTTCAAGAAAAACTACGAGCTGTTCTCCAAGATCGACACGGAAGACCAGCGCTATCTCGACTTCGAGAAGTGGTGGGGCAATCCGGTATTGCTCAACGGCGAAGAAATCCAGTACATCACCGATGAGCTGTTCGTCGGCAACAAATTGTCTAGTGGCGAGTTGATCACCAGCGACGGTATTCGGGTTGATCTGCGCAATATCACTTCGCCGGTGGTGGTGTTCTGCTCGATGGGCGATAACATCACGCCGCCGCCGCAGGCACTCGGCTGGATTCTCGATGTGTATGGGTCAGACAAGGAGCTGCTGGAGACCGGCCGCACCATCATCTACACCCTGCACGATACGATCGGCCACCTCGGCATTTTTGTCTCGGCCAAGGTCGCTACCAAACATCACGATGGTTTTGCCCGCAATATTGATCTGATCGATGTGCTGTCGCCAGGCTTGTACGAGCTGGTGATTCAGGAGCGCACCGACGATACAGTCAATGCTGATCTGGTCTCCAGCAATTACGTCGCCCGCTTCGAGCGTCGCAAGCTGGCGGATTTGCGCCCGCTGGTGGAAAACCTGCCGGAAGATGATGATCGCTTCAATGCGGTGTCGCGTCTGTCGCGCGTGAACAATGCGCTCTACAAGCAATTCCTGCGTCCGTGGGTGAAGGTATTGGGTACGACGGCGACGGCTGAACTGAACCGTAAGAACAGTGCGCATCGTGTGCGATATTCGCTGTTTTCAGACCGCAATCCATGGATGCGCTCGATTGCCGAGCAGGCCAAGGTCATTCGCGAAAATCGCCATCAGGTGAACGAAGACAATCCCTTCCTGAAAATGCAGGAAGGGCTGGCCGATCAGGTAGTGGAAGGTTTAAATGCTTGGCGCGATGCGCGCGATCATGCGACTGAGCAATGGTTTATGCGTACCTTTGGCAATCCGGTGCTGCAGGCCTGGCTGGGCATGGATGCAGGCGAGGGCAATAAGCGCCGCCGCATGGGCCGTGATCTACTGCGTGAGGCTGAGTCAGCACGTGCGCGTGAATGGGTGGCGTCGCATATCGAAACCGGCGGACTAGGTGCGGCGGGTACGCGCTGTATCCTGTATGCGGGTCTGCTCGATCGCGCCTTTGATGCACGCGCTTTCGCACTGATCCGCCAGTTGCGTCACAACTATCCCTCACTCAGTGTGATGGGGGCGCGAGAGTTCAAGCAACTGCTGCATGATCAGACGGTGGTGCTGGCCTACAATCAGGAAGCCGCGCTTAAGGCCATTCCGCATATGCTGGATGAAGCAGGCGTGGATCGCGCCGAGTTCCTGTCGCATATTGAGGCGATTGTGCGCGCCGATGGCAAGCCGCACCCCGAAGATGAGCAGAAGCTGGTGCATCTGAAGGAAATAGTGCTGGGTGCACAGGGTGCAGGGCAGGTAAAAGTGGTGTCGGCCAGCAAGCCTGCGCCGGTGAAGGCTGCGGGCGCTAAACCTGTCGCAGCAAAGGCAGCGACGGCAAAGCCGGCCACAAAGAAGCCTGCTGCGCCGCGCAAGGTGGCTACGAAAGTGGAAAAGGTTGTGACTGAAACGGTGCAGCCGGTTGTCGCAGCTTCGCCAGTTGCCGCTTCAGCAGAGCTGGTTAAGCCGGCACGTGCCCCGCGTGCGAAAAAGGCACCAGCGGCCTAA
- a CDS encoding 3-hydroxybutyrate dehydrogenase translates to MLRGKTALITGSTSGIGKGIAEALAAQGANIALNGFGEAVDIAAQVQDLQTRFGITASHIAADLSKADEIEAMFATALSRHDSIDVLVNNAGIQFVSPVDSFPVDKWNAIIALNLNAVFHTTRLALPGMKAKGWGRVVNIASAHALVASPFKSAYVAAKHGVAGFTKTVALEVATQGITVNAICPGYVWTPLVEKQIPDTAKARGLTEQQVIDQVMLAAQPTKKFVQIGEVASLATFLCSEGAASMTGAILSMDGGWTAQ, encoded by the coding sequence ATGTTGCGTGGCAAAACAGCGTTGATTACCGGTTCAACCAGCGGCATTGGCAAAGGCATTGCCGAAGCGCTCGCCGCGCAGGGCGCGAATATCGCGCTGAACGGATTTGGCGAGGCGGTGGACATTGCCGCGCAGGTGCAGGATCTGCAGACTCGCTTCGGTATCACAGCTAGCCATATCGCGGCTGACCTGAGCAAGGCGGACGAGATCGAGGCCATGTTTGCCACTGCGCTGTCGCGCCATGATTCGATTGATGTGCTGGTCAACAATGCCGGCATCCAGTTTGTGTCGCCGGTGGATAGTTTTCCGGTTGATAAGTGGAACGCCATCATCGCGCTGAATCTGAATGCCGTCTTCCATACCACGCGTCTGGCGCTGCCCGGCATGAAGGCAAAGGGCTGGGGGCGGGTGGTGAATATTGCCTCCGCGCATGCACTGGTAGCGTCCCCGTTCAAGTCGGCCTATGTTGCCGCCAAGCACGGTGTAGCAGGCTTCACCAAGACGGTTGCACTCGAAGTGGCGACACAGGGCATTACCGTGAACGCCATCTGCCCCGGCTATGTATGGACGCCGCTGGTCGAGAAGCAGATTCCCGATACCGCCAAGGCGCGCGGCCTGACCGAGCAGCAGGTGATTGATCAGGTGATGCTGGCGGCCCAGCCGACCAAGAAGTTTGTACAGATTGGCGAAGTGGCGTCGCTGGCGACTTTCCTCTGCAGTGAGGGCGCGGCGTCAATGACCGGCGCCATCCTGTCGATGGATGGTGGCTGGACAGCACAGTAA
- a CDS encoding thioredoxin family protein yields the protein MNLRPVLLALALSSAAFAAEQAATHALPPGIEWRQGNVEAAFAEAKASNKPLFLYWGAVWCPPCNQVKATIFNRQDFIARTRQFVPVFLDGDSPDAQKLASKFKVVGYPTMILFKPDGTEVTRLPGEVDGERYVRALSAALRTSRPVKALLASALKGDKLAEQDWQLLADYSWDGDEAQLVAADKLADTLQALASKSPVKTSYAATRLQLKALAIAAGRKQTIAFDKAATLAGIETLLADAKRVKGQSDIIANLAEPIIEQVTAEGAQRKQLAAKWEKALDTLTADPTFSTADRLDALSTKLALVRLQSGKDDLPAAVVANVRKTVDAADKKTTNGYERQAVIASAGHLLTDAGLVKESDTLLLAELKKSHSPYYHMQILASNAKLRGDKVGALDWYGKAYDASVGEATRLQWGSNYVGNIVELAPQDEARVEKASLAVVADAEKAKSAFYERSQRSMKKLVDKLRGWSKDGQHEAVVKRVLVKLGDVCTRLPANDPQRASCEGLLKKPQA from the coding sequence ATGAACCTGCGCCCCGTCCTGCTTGCCCTTGCGCTTTCCTCCGCTGCATTTGCCGCCGAACAGGCCGCCACGCATGCTCTTCCGCCCGGTATCGAGTGGCGTCAGGGCAATGTGGAAGCAGCGTTTGCCGAGGCCAAAGCCAGCAATAAGCCTTTGTTCCTGTACTGGGGCGCGGTGTGGTGCCCGCCATGCAATCAGGTGAAGGCCACCATCTTCAATCGTCAGGATTTTATCGCGCGCACCCGTCAGTTTGTGCCGGTATTCTTGGACGGGGATAGCCCTGACGCACAGAAGCTGGCCTCCAAATTCAAGGTGGTTGGCTACCCGACCATGATTCTGTTCAAGCCGGATGGCACGGAAGTGACGCGTCTGCCGGGCGAAGTCGATGGCGAGCGTTACGTGCGTGCCCTGAGCGCAGCGCTGCGGACATCGCGTCCGGTGAAAGCCCTGCTGGCATCTGCTCTGAAGGGCGACAAGCTGGCCGAGCAGGACTGGCAGCTACTGGCGGATTACTCGTGGGATGGCGATGAAGCGCAACTGGTCGCTGCCGACAAACTGGCCGATACCCTGCAGGCGCTGGCCAGCAAATCGCCGGTAAAAACCAGCTATGCCGCGACACGTCTGCAACTCAAAGCGCTGGCTATCGCAGCAGGTCGAAAACAGACCATCGCTTTCGACAAAGCTGCAACGCTGGCTGGGATTGAGACGCTGCTGGCTGACGCCAAGCGCGTGAAGGGTCAATCCGATATCATCGCCAATCTGGCCGAACCGATTATCGAGCAGGTGACTGCAGAAGGCGCGCAGCGAAAACAGCTTGCCGCAAAATGGGAAAAGGCGCTGGATACGCTGACGGCTGATCCGACCTTCTCCACAGCGGATCGTCTGGATGCGCTGTCCACCAAGCTGGCGCTGGTGCGTCTGCAGTCTGGCAAGGATGATCTGCCCGCAGCCGTGGTCGCCAATGTGCGCAAGACTGTGGATGCTGCCGACAAAAAGACCACCAATGGCTACGAACGTCAGGCCGTGATCGCCAGCGCAGGTCATCTGCTGACAGATGCCGGTCTGGTGAAAGAATCCGATACGCTGTTGCTGGCCGAATTGAAGAAGTCGCATTCGCCCTACTACCACATGCAGATTCTGGCCTCGAACGCCAAGCTGCGTGGCGATAAGGTCGGTGCGCTGGACTGGTACGGCAAGGCCTACGATGCTTCGGTTGGCGAGGCCACCCGTCTGCAATGGGGCTCGAATTACGTCGGCAATATTGTAGAACTGGCACCGCAGGATGAAGCACGCGTTGAGAAGGCATCGCTGGCTGTGGTGGCTGATGCCGAAAAGGCCAAGAGCGCCTTTTACGAGCGCAGTCAGCGTTCCATGAAGAAGCTGGTCGATAAGCTGCGCGGCTGGAGCAAAGATGGCCAGCATGAGGCCGTAGTGAAACGCGTGCTGGTGAAACTGGGTGATGTGTGCACCCGTCTCCCGGCAAATGATCCCCAGCGCGCCAGCTGTGAAGGTCTGCTGAAAAAGCCGCAAGCCTGA
- a CDS encoding EAL domain-containing protein encodes MMLEQDSGGPLSPELASTLARSLAVASEDALTALLWLDLGGMAGARAAQVVVQVKQWLREQDACEAIDGRHVVFMLPQLQSEGQAVLAAHRVLDELNRFERTPLLFLPKVGIALGPRHARSPGTLVESAEAAAAQISGSGVAMYDARHDYDKQLVQRLGGPLREALADNALHLAYQPMVDLNSGCCAGAEALLRWQDASLGWVPPYEIVIVAERLHLHNELTRFVLNTGFREIAMLNGRGYRGTISLNLGANDLMDSGLPDIIADGLAIWNLPPAQVMFELTESAAVSDIDATIETLQRLQSLGCRVALDDFGTGYSSLTHLLRLPINKLKIDRSFIQDLKAGTRESHIVESVIDLAHKLGMTVVAEGVEELATVDILQAMRCDQIQGYYFGRPGDAEALLRFALQFGSEPI; translated from the coding sequence ATGATGCTTGAACAGGATAGCGGAGGGCCGCTTTCGCCTGAATTGGCTTCGACATTGGCGAGATCGCTTGCGGTGGCAAGCGAAGATGCGCTTACGGCGCTGTTGTGGCTGGATCTGGGCGGGATGGCGGGTGCGCGCGCGGCACAAGTCGTTGTACAGGTCAAACAATGGTTACGCGAACAGGATGCGTGCGAAGCCATAGATGGTCGTCATGTCGTGTTCATGCTGCCGCAGCTGCAAAGCGAAGGGCAGGCTGTACTGGCGGCACATCGGGTGCTGGATGAGTTAAATCGTTTCGAGCGGACGCCATTGCTGTTCCTGCCAAAAGTAGGCATCGCACTAGGGCCGCGCCATGCCCGTTCACCCGGAACACTGGTGGAGTCAGCCGAAGCCGCTGCGGCGCAAATCTCGGGTAGTGGTGTGGCCATGTATGATGCGCGTCACGACTACGATAAGCAATTGGTGCAAAGACTGGGTGGTCCGTTGCGCGAAGCACTGGCCGATAATGCGCTGCATCTGGCTTATCAGCCGATGGTTGATTTAAATAGTGGTTGTTGCGCGGGGGCTGAAGCACTATTGCGCTGGCAGGATGCATCACTGGGGTGGGTGCCGCCCTACGAAATTGTGATTGTGGCAGAACGCTTGCATTTGCATAACGAACTGACGCGTTTTGTGCTCAATACCGGCTTTCGAGAAATCGCCATGCTCAATGGGCGTGGTTATCGTGGCACCATCAGCCTGAATCTTGGTGCTAATGACCTGATGGACAGTGGCTTGCCTGACATCATCGCCGATGGATTGGCAATCTGGAATCTTCCGCCGGCGCAGGTTATGTTCGAGCTGACCGAATCGGCAGCCGTGAGCGATATCGACGCGACGATTGAAACACTGCAGCGTCTGCAGTCGCTGGGATGTCGTGTCGCGCTAGATGATTTTGGCACAGGGTATTCCTCCCTAACGCACTTGCTGCGCTTGCCCATCAACAAGCTCAAGATTGACCGCAGCTTCATTCAGGATTTGAAAGCCGGGACGCGTGAGAGCCATATCGTCGAATCGGTCATTGATCTGGCTCACAAGCTGGGTATGACCGTTGTTGCTGAAGGTGTGGAAGAACTGGCCACGGTGGATATCCTGCAAGCCATGCGATGCGACCAGATTCAGGGTTACTATTTTGGACGACCGGGCGATGCCGAAGCCTTGCTGCGATTTGCACTGCAGTTTGGCTCGGAGCCGATCTAG
- a CDS encoding DUF3391 domain-containing protein yields MEVHVDVADLQLGMFVCELDRPWLDTPFLMQGFLIDSGLQLDMLVQYCKHVKVDLGRSLGGMSRWSALIPFDVLAASSTDAPVVIDDVSKARITSDILKVREPFAGQSSVPVVLYDEGRSVPEELPKAKESLLAADELMESLAEALVNDKPPSLQQVEEVVGDLVDSVVRNPNALLWLTKLRDQDKTGYAHAADTAIYMLAFGRHLGYPKHSLAWLGMAGLMLDIGKLRLPAELRAVTGRHTAEQYETMKTHVRLSLDILDSMGGVPMDVFDAVARHHERFDGSGYPYGLKGQDIGLFGSMAGIVDCFTALTSNRNYGVSLTSHEALQILHKWAEHYFHAPLVEQFAQCVGIFHVGTLVELSSGEIGIVVGQNRARRLKPRVMLIKDAHRKDYTRPVIVDLMTQIGSNPVAVRRELPMGAFGIDPRDYFQAPS; encoded by the coding sequence ATGGAAGTACATGTAGACGTGGCGGATTTGCAGTTGGGTATGTTTGTCTGTGAGCTGGATCGCCCCTGGCTGGATACGCCTTTCCTGATGCAGGGATTTCTGATTGACTCGGGCTTGCAGCTGGACATGCTGGTTCAGTACTGCAAGCACGTGAAGGTCGACCTTGGACGCTCGCTTGGCGGGATGTCGCGCTGGTCGGCATTGATTCCATTTGATGTGCTCGCAGCCAGCTCGACCGACGCGCCGGTCGTGATCGATGATGTGAGCAAGGCACGGATCACATCAGACATTCTCAAGGTGCGCGAGCCCTTTGCCGGTCAGTCCAGTGTCCCTGTGGTGCTATATGACGAAGGTCGGAGCGTCCCCGAAGAGTTGCCCAAGGCCAAGGAATCGTTACTGGCTGCCGATGAGCTGATGGAGTCACTGGCCGAAGCGCTGGTCAATGATAAGCCGCCTAGCTTGCAGCAAGTCGAAGAAGTTGTCGGGGATCTGGTTGACTCGGTAGTGCGTAACCCCAATGCGCTGCTTTGGCTGACGAAGCTGCGTGATCAGGATAAAACCGGATACGCCCATGCAGCGGATACCGCCATTTATATGCTGGCATTTGGCCGACATCTTGGCTACCCCAAGCATTCACTGGCCTGGCTGGGCATGGCCGGGCTGATGCTGGATATCGGTAAATTGCGCCTCCCGGCCGAATTGCGAGCGGTGACGGGGCGTCATACTGCTGAACAATATGAAACGATGAAGACGCACGTGCGTCTGAGCCTGGATATTCTCGATTCCATGGGTGGCGTACCGATGGATGTATTCGATGCGGTCGCCCGCCATCACGAGCGGTTTGATGGGAGTGGCTATCCCTATGGCCTCAAGGGGCAGGATATCGGCCTGTTCGGTTCGATGGCAGGCATTGTCGATTGCTTTACCGCACTGACCAGCAACCGGAATTACGGCGTCTCGCTGACGAGTCACGAGGCACTGCAGATTTTGCACAAGTGGGCCGAGCACTATTTCCATGCGCCCCTGGTGGAACAATTTGCGCAGTGTGTGGGGATTTTTCATGTAGGGACACTGGTGGAGCTGTCCAGCGGCGAGATCGGCATCGTCGTGGGGCAGAATCGCGCCCGTCGCCTCAAGCCACGTGTCATGCTGATTAAGGATGCTCACCGCAAAGATTACACCCGTCCTGTCATCGTCGATTTGATGACGCAGATCGGTTCCAATCCGGTCGCGGTGCGCCGCGAATTGCCGATGGGGGCCTTCGGTATTGATCCTCGCGATTATTTTCAGGCACCGTCATGA
- a CDS encoding Rid family detoxifying hydrolase: MSREIIHSDNAPKAIGAYSQAVKVGNTVYLSGQLGIVPTTGDLAEGFEAQAHQMFQNLRAVAQAAGGDLKDIVKLGVFVIDLGNFAKLNEIMGQYFEAPYPARAAIQAAALPKGGLVEADAVMVLS, encoded by the coding sequence ATGTCCCGCGAAATCATCCACAGCGACAACGCCCCTAAAGCCATCGGCGCATACTCTCAAGCTGTGAAGGTGGGCAATACTGTTTACCTGTCCGGCCAGCTGGGCATTGTGCCAACTACCGGCGATCTGGCTGAAGGTTTTGAAGCGCAAGCACATCAGATGTTCCAGAACTTGCGTGCAGTGGCGCAAGCAGCGGGTGGCGATCTGAAAGACATCGTCAAGCTGGGCGTATTCGTGATTGATCTGGGCAATTTTGCCAAGCTGAACGAGATCATGGGCCAGTACTTCGAGGCACCGTATCCTGCGCGCGCAGCGATTCAGGCTGCTGCTTTGCCGAAGGGTGGTCTGGTCGAAGCGGATGCAGTGATGGTGCTGAGCTGA
- the hemW gene encoding radical SAM family heme chaperone HemW, which yields MSITLQRPNQWQGLTALPPLSLYIHFPWCVRKCPYCDFNSHESKNGFDEAGYIQALIADLEHSLPLIWGRPIHTIFMGGGTPSLFSAEAMDTLIAAIRARVKLLPDAEITLEANPGTVEADRFRGYRAAGINRVSLGIQSFNAGHLQAIGRIHDADEAKRAAALAAEIFDTFNLDLMFALPNQTIEEALADVETALGFGPAHLSCYHLTLEPNTLFHRYPPPIPDEDIAAEMHDQIEARLQQAGFDHYETSAYARRGHRARHNLNYWAFGDYLGIGAGAHGKLSFPDRIIRQMRHKQPTAYLSAIAQGNAVRTEELVTPDQLPFEFMLNAMRLTEGVPVEFFTERTGLPLAAMSRPLNEANRLGLLDADPSKLAPSGLGRRYQNRLFELFLPEE from the coding sequence ATGAGCATCACCCTGCAACGGCCCAATCAGTGGCAAGGCCTGACCGCGCTGCCTCCGCTGTCGCTGTATATCCATTTCCCCTGGTGTGTGCGCAAATGCCCCTATTGCGATTTTAACTCGCACGAGTCCAAAAATGGCTTTGACGAGGCAGGCTATATTCAGGCACTGATTGCTGATCTGGAGCATAGTCTCCCATTGATCTGGGGACGGCCCATCCATACGATTTTCATGGGCGGCGGGACGCCTAGCCTGTTTTCTGCCGAGGCCATGGATACGCTGATCGCTGCGATCCGTGCCCGCGTGAAGCTGTTGCCCGATGCCGAAATTACGCTGGAGGCCAATCCGGGTACGGTCGAGGCTGATCGATTCCGGGGCTATCGTGCAGCAGGCATCAATCGGGTGTCGCTGGGAATTCAGAGCTTCAATGCCGGCCATCTGCAGGCCATTGGCCGGATTCATGATGCCGATGAAGCCAAGCGGGCAGCCGCGCTGGCGGCAGAAATATTCGATACCTTTAATCTGGATCTGATGTTTGCGCTGCCGAATCAGACGATTGAAGAGGCGCTGGCTGATGTGGAAACGGCACTCGGTTTCGGACCCGCGCATCTGAGCTGTTATCACCTGACGCTGGAACCAAATACATTGTTCCATCGTTATCCGCCGCCGATTCCTGACGAAGATATCGCCGCCGAGATGCACGACCAGATCGAAGCGCGTTTGCAGCAGGCAGGATTCGATCACTATGAAACGTCAGCCTATGCGCGCCGTGGCCATCGTGCGCGGCACAATCTGAATTACTGGGCGTTTGGCGACTATCTGGGCATTGGTGCGGGTGCGCACGGCAAGCTGAGTTTTCCCGATCGCATCATCCGCCAGATGCGGCACAAACAGCCCACGGCCTATCTATCGGCCATTGCACAGGGCAATGCGGTGCGGACTGAAGAATTGGTGACGCCTGATCAACTGCCCTTTGAGTTCATGCTCAACGCCATGCGTCTCACCGAAGGCGTGCCGGTCGAATTTTTTACCGAACGTACCGGTCTGCCGCTGGCTGCGATGAGCCGTCCGCTGAACGAGGCGAATCGACTGGGACTGCTGGATGCAGATCCATCGAAGCTCGCGCCGAGCGGGCTGGGCCGCCGTTACCAGAATCGACTGTTCGAATTGTTTTTACCCGAAGAGTGA
- the rdgB gene encoding RdgB/HAM1 family non-canonical purine NTP pyrophosphatase produces the protein MKRIVLASNNAGKLKEFQRLFATLDIELIPQGQLGVSEAEEPHATFVENALVKARHASRVTGLPALADDSGICVEALGGAPGVYSARYAGEPKSDARNNEKLLADMAGQADRRAFYYAALVLVRHADDPRPLIAEGRFDGVLLDSPKGEGGFGYDPLVYVPAFGKTVAELTPEEKNPVSHRGKALNALLDKLREAGA, from the coding sequence ATGAAACGCATTGTGCTGGCCAGCAATAACGCGGGCAAATTGAAAGAATTCCAGCGCCTGTTTGCCACGCTGGACATCGAACTGATTCCACAGGGGCAGCTGGGCGTGAGCGAGGCTGAAGAGCCGCATGCCACCTTTGTCGAGAATGCGCTGGTCAAAGCGCGCCATGCATCACGCGTGACCGGCCTGCCTGCGCTGGCGGATGATTCCGGCATTTGTGTGGAAGCGCTGGGCGGCGCGCCGGGCGTGTATTCTGCACGATATGCCGGTGAGCCGAAATCGGATGCCCGCAATAACGAAAAGCTGCTGGCCGACATGGCCGGACAGGCTGATCGCCGCGCCTTCTACTATGCCGCACTGGTGCTGGTGCGCCATGCTGACGATCCGCGCCCGCTCATTGCCGAAGGCCGATTTGATGGCGTGCTGCTGGATAGCCCGAAGGGCGAGGGCGGCTTTGGTTATGATCCGCTGGTCTATGTGCCTGCCTTTGGCAAGACCGTGGCCGAGCTGACGCCGGAAGAAAAGAATCCGGTGAGTCATCGCGGCAAGGCGCTGAATGCGTTGCTGGATAAATTGCGTGAGGCCGGTGCATGA